The DNA window ACACCCCGACAACAAAGCCGAAATTGTGGTGGAATTTATATGGACATGAACATGGCGCATCCTGTGAAAGCATATCAGTGATTCTTCACAAAGACTATTATGCACATAAACAGAAATCATCGAGTTCCATGAGATTGTATCACGCTCATTCATATCAATAAAAACATGGCAAGCGTCTTGAGCTCTCCCTAAAGCACCAAACATCGATATTAAAGAATTCTCAACAGAAACATTAGTTCTCAATCCAGACTTTACAACATGCCCAAAGACTTGACGGCATAAGAATTCATCCTCAAGTGAGGCACAAGAACTAACAACAGCAGCCAAAGTGTTGGCATTGCAAATCAGTCCTTCCCATCTCATTTGTGAGTATAAATTCATCACCTCCATCGGATCCCCAAAATCCGCATAAGCAACCATGATTGCAGTCCAAGAAACAACATTCTTCTCAGGCATCTCCTCAAAGACCTTCCTTGCATTAAAAGCCAACCCATAAGTACCATACAAATGCAAAAGCGAAGTCCCAACAAATACATCACACAACATCCCAAATTTCACAGCCAAATCATGAAACTGAATCCCTTCACTCAACATACACCCCGACCTCTCACACCCACTAATCAAACTAGCAAACGCAAACCCACTAGGCTTAACACCAAAATCCCGCATCTCATTAAACAACCCAATTGCTTCCTGATAAAGCCCAGCTCGAACAAACGCAGAAAATATATGGTTCCATGAAGCTTCATTTCTCTCaggcattttatcaaacacGTGACGAGCAAGAGTTATATCACCAAATTTTGAGTACATATTAATCAAAGTATTACTGGAAAACACACCTAGATTAGATAGACCAGTAATGCAGATAGCGTGTAAGGCTTTCCCGGTAATCTCATTGGTGATTTGAGAGAAACCTTTCTGATAAAAGCAGGAAATTTCGTGGTTCGGGTGGTTTGAGAGGGTTATGAAACTCCCATGATTTACAGCACTTGTGTTTGTGGGTTCTTGTTCTAGTTCTCGGCATGGTGAAGAGATTACTGAGATGGGTCTTGATTTTAAGAATTTCCGGCGGATATGAATGCCGGGAATGGAAGATTCTGGTTTGAAATTATGGAATTTTATAGAGCACCTAGCCAGCATATGAAAGTTTTAGAGGTGCTAATGAAATGACTAAAATCGCAACATTTAcactgaaaaaattaaaaaattaaggttAATTATTACTCCTACACTCATTAATAAAGGTTTATTTGCACTTTAAAttctgactttttttatttgtagcgATTTTAagttaaagtttaaaatgtttcatcGAATATTATATATTTGACAATTCTAGACATTATGTATCATGTAGtcttttttaacaaaatatgaAAGTGTAAAATGTGTGTTAAAATGGTTGTTTTAGTATTAAATTAtatcgaaaaaataaaaatacactacacaatataaaaaaaattgtaaaacaaaatataccattcaatattttaaacataattGATGCccttttggcaaaaaaaaaacataattaataccCAGATCTATCAATTATGTTTAAATTACTCCAAACAAAATATATTAGAACTCAATATATTAATAACCTTTTCATAAATCGAAAATTGAATTCAATTTTTGAgtgatattaaatataaataaaataatttataataaaatagaattgtatactatatagtatatatttcaattttatcatatagtataaaataataaattcgaattaataaattatttttataaaaataagtattatagtatcatattgttttttttttagttttttttattatttaaaattaatataaaatatgtcGTATTtaaatttaggccaaatttAGAACTTTGTTGCATGAGTGCCATTtgtcatataaaattataaaataattaaaattaaaatccaacTATCGTtttatcatcttcttcattgaCTTCCAACTATTGTTTTTTTCTATCTGCAGATTTCCACACAACAAAGGTTTCAAAACTAAAACATATCTGCAGAACACTAAGGTTCGAATCAATCCCATATCCAACGATTGATTGCTGTCTTTGAGATTAAAACCGGATTACGGCAGAATTAGTTGACGGAAAATGGCGGGACCGTTAAAGGGCAAAGTATGCGTGACCGGAGCTGGAGGATACCTAGGTTCTTGGGTCGTCAAGCTTCTCCTATCCAACAACTATCTTGTCCACGGAACCGTCAGACAACCGGGTTAGTATATCTATTCTATCTGTATTGGGTCATTACCCTTTTTGTAATCTTTCATTTTGATGCAGCCGATGAGAAATACAGTCACCTGAACAAGCTTGAAAAGGCAGCTAATAATCTGAAACTTGTGAAGGCGGATTTACTGGACTACACCTCTCTGTCTTCTGCTATTCAAGGTTGCACTGGAGTTTTTCATGTTGCTAGCCCGGTTCCGTCCGCTGCTGTTCCCAATCCTGAGGTAAGGTGCCGATTCTAGCTTCTTTAAGATCAGTTTCAATGTGAATTAATGGACAGTTTGCCTTGCACTCATGGGCTTTAGGTGGAATTACTAGAGCCGGCTGTGAAGGGAACTTTAAATGTGCTTAAAGCGTGTGCTGAAGCGAAGGTTAAGCGTGTTGTTGTTGTGTCCTCTGGAGCTGCTGTCTCCATGAATCCGAGCTGGCCTAAGGGGCAGTTGATGGATGAGAGTTGTTGGTCTGACAAGGAATATTGCAGAACGACGCAGGTCAGTCACTAACCTTAAAATAGTTCcctatgtaaaaaatgaagtgTTGCTACTGAAACGTCAAGTGTCCGAAACATTTCTGAAACGTGACACGTCGATTGAATAAAATGTCGGTGCTACCTAGTTGTTTAATCATTTTTTAGCTTCATAAGTTTGCATTGTTTATtccttttgattttgttttataatctgTAGTTCTTTGTTCGTCCTAGAACTGGTATTGTCTTTCCAAGACGGAAGCAGAAAGTGAGGCTTTTGAGTTTGCGAAACGGAGTGGTCTGGATGTTGTAACTGTTTGTCCCACCATCATTCTCGGGCCAGTTTTGCAGTCGACAGTTAATGCAAGTAGCCAGGTCCTCATCAAGCTTTTGAAAGGTACTGCTATCAATATCCTGCCTATGTTATGATACTTCGCTGGGCATGAATGCAACTAGATGGTCTTTTTTTTAACATGAGATTATATGCAAATTGCGATTATGATGTGAACTATTATGTTTTCTGGATGAAAGCTTGCGTGCTTATGAATTATGATTTCAGGATTGTTGTAATTTCAAATGTtactttgttttaaattgtcAGATAAGTTTATTATTCTGAATTCTGTATGTATGCAATGCAGAAGGGTATGAGTCCCTGGAGAACAAACTTCGGCCGATAGTAGATGTACGTGATGTTGCTGAAGCACTGCTTTTGGTGTATGAGAAGCCTGAGGCAGAAGGGAGATACATATGCACGACACAAGCGATCAGGACAAGAGACATAGTCGATAAGTTGAGGAGCATATATCCTAATTACAATTATCCTAAAAGGTACGAGTCTTAATAGAGAAAATATGTTCTGCTGAAAAATCATGATTTTACCCTTTATACTCATTAGGACGTGAAGTTTTAATTACCTAGTATTTATCATCTCTTATTCGTAtagtttaaaatttgtttccCCCCTAATTTGTTATGCATATCTGGTTGTTACTTGCAGCTTCACTGAGGGAGAAGAAGGAGTAAAGCTGAGCTCTGAAAAATTGCAGAGATTAGGATGGAGTACCCGTTCACTAGAGGAAACGTTCATCGACTCTGTGGAGAGTTATCAAAAGGCTGGAATGTTGGACTAGTTTGACATATGGTTTTTATTCGGAGGTTTGTAAACTTCCTCGCACGTCTGTCATCATGGCTATTACATTGTATAAATAAAGGGACTACTAGTGTATTATTAGTTCACGAGGTTATGCTAAGTTGTTTaggtggaattttttttatatatatagttatcaaGTTTGTGCTTGTGTAATGAAACTGGGAATCTGGTATTTTCAGTTTTCTTCAACTAAAATTATCCTTTATAAAGAGGTTcatttatataaaacataaaaatcaaagagggaatagtaatttttttcaaattgagACGGTAACAGTAGATCTGAACtcatgaaataataataataatgaacttataaattaaaaatgatattcacaaattaactttttttttattctatcaCCGTTTCAAATTATCGATATTGATCTATGATGAATTTATATCGATATGACAACTGACCCTATGCTGCCTTCAGATCCGGTTATCCCATCAGCATTCATCAAAATTTAATTGCATTTGCAAAAACCCCAAATTTATATGATGATGCAGTTTATTCTGTTGCATTTAGCTTCAAACAAAATGAATCAATATTGCAGTTCATAAAATCAAGAGATCAAAGACGAATCATAGAAAAAATTGAGGGATACTACAATATATAAATCGAGTATTATAGAGAGctacataaaatatttatccCAAATTCATTTCGAGGTCACTTTCTCTAAGAAAATTCGTGAAAAAACCTGAAGCCCTTTTAGATCTCAATCTAGTTAAGCATCCTAAAGAAAAGTAAGAATTCTCTCATACAGAATGCTTGTTAACATATACAAACGATAACTACTGATAAAACAAATACCATCTATGCTATTTTTAGTTACTTCCGAAAACTCCAGCTATGAGCACACCGAGGCCCGCTTGAAATGCCTTCGTAGTATCGTGGCTCCAGCTTTCGATTGTTCCAGTCTTTGACAAAGCCAGAAAACTTTTCCCGTGCAGACTCAGAAGAAAGATCAGAGAAAAATACATCTTTCTCCTCCTTTAGCCAGGTTGCGAACTCATTGTTCTTGCAGAAGTAATCATCATTGGAAATCTCTTGGAAGTTCTGCAAGAAACCCATAACCAAGAAATATCAATAGGATTGATATCAAGCATAAACCATTAGATGATTCTCTCATAGTATAGATTTCATGCAAATTCTAGACATCCTGGAACTCTTGCAAGCATGGTAAATTTCTACATATAAACTGTTGAAGTCATAAGTAGAATTAcactaaaagtggaaaataaGCATACTGAAGAAAATCATGCATAGAGGACCAACTCTAGCCAATTAATCATTTTAATCAACGAATGTGTGTCATGAGAGTTTAAAATGGCACAAATTACAGCAATCGACTCTTATCTCACAGGAGGTGAGCTGTAATGTTATCTTTACTTAATGATGCTAGTTTTGTCCGTCACTCAAACTATAGCTGCTACCAGCCCTAATTGTTTTAAGGCGTAACGACAAGTTCAAACACATCTAAATTTTCACCAACACTCGACAAGCTTTGTATTTCTTTCCACTCAAGGATTCCTATTAGGTGTAAGTGCCAATTAAGTTTAAGTAAGATATTTGACACACAAGCAATGAAAATAGAACTTAAATGCCATGAAACACGAAAGCTCACTGCTATAGGTAACCGAAAGAAGTCACATACCGGAATATGATAGCTTTTGTGTTTGTCATGTTTATCTTTGTGCTTATCCTTAGACTTGTTTTCTGGTTCAATAACAGCTTGTCAATTTCATAGACACggataattttttaatcacAGGCAatcctaattattaattaagtcAGAATGAATTTAATTAGCCATATTTATGTTGCCTAAttgccttaattttttttttgataattacctAATTGAACTtgattaattaacaaaataaacctTTATGGGAGCGGTGTTTATGAGACTTCTTGTCCTTTCTCTTTTCACTCCGCTCAGTTTTACTGCTTCGCTTTTCACCTCCGTCTTCTCCTCTTCTGTGCCGTTTCCGGCGATGTTCTTCATCTGAATTATTATTTAGAttcaaaattaaaccaaaacgatttgaattgaaaatttaatataaattaatatacaatacgatatgaaataaattaagaaattacCTTACCATCAGATGTTGATAATGGCGGGCTTCTCTTCCTGCTTTTCTCCTTCTCCTTCTCGCTTACCATTCTTCCGATCAGATTCTCCCTCTGTAATACAAAATCGGATTGCAAATTGCAGCAAAAACGGGTCAGAGAAGCAACCCTATATCGCATCCGCTCTTTTAAGCCCAATTAATTTGTAATCCTCACATTTGGGCTTTTTGGCCTGTGCTATTCCAGCCCATTATTCAGCCCTTctgtaaaattgacaattacaCACCAGCTAGAGCTCGACTCGACTCTAAAATCTGAAATTCGATCTCGATCGAATTTCATTTTAAGAGCTCAAACTCGAACGCGACAGAATAATTGATACTAAATCTCGACTCGActcaattatttatataaacaatttaaaaataaattttaatataacaataaaggtattatgataaaaatatataaatataaaggtAAATTGGTAAATTAATCGAAGTTCGATTAGGCTCGCGAGCTCATCGAGACAAGTATTTTAACACTTAAACTCGACTCGATAATTAACTCGAGTAGCTCGAACTCAAACTCGACTTTTAAGTATTTTTCGATTCAATTCCGAGTAGATCGTGAGCTAGTTCGACTAGGTTACACCTCTACTCTTAGTTGCCGTTCAATGAGAAGGGTATTTTGGATATTAAGAACATAACCGCCTCATTCCTTAGTTTCCCGCTCTCTACACCAACAACCCTCTCTTTAATTCTTCTACAACTTTACACTgagaaaataaacaaacaaaaatggCGCATTTCCTAAGCAAGAAAAAATATTTCGTTGTGGCTATGCTCATAATAGGTCCTGTTCTTCTCTCCCTACGAACTCCAAAGATTAACCAACTCGAAGACATTAATTTCTCAGTTTTTCTACAAAGAGATGAGATTCTTGGATCCTATTCCATGGCCGATACTCATGATCTCGAGTACGATTTCTATCGCCAAATTTGCCCTCAAGCTGAGTCCATCGTCAAATCAAGAATGGCTTCCATTTACTCGTACCGGAATGATATCTCTGCCGCTCTCTTAAGGCTCTTTTTCCATGATTGCTTTATCAAGGTGACGATCTTTTTTGAATCTTTTTGCATTCTTGATTCTCGTTGCGGCTTTTTCACAAACGGGTTGTGTTCGTttctttattattgttgtttatgCTCTTCTTTTCAGTGTTCTGTTGCAATTTTGTGTTTCttgattagggttttgatttctTGCTGTAGACGTAATTGTTCATTAGTTTGATTTATTATTGAAATTGATTTAAGAGAGATTACTTTATATGGTTGTGTTTTATTTCACTCGAGATTTTATGATTTAGGGTTTTATCATGAGGTTggtttttgtttataaatttgttcactttaattattttctcatgtGGGGATTGAAGATTTATGTTCAAATTCAAGTGAAGTATAAAACATTTTAGTATGAAATTTCTTGATGTTGATactagtttgatttttttcaacaTTGTTGCTTCTTCTGAAACAGGGTTGTGATGCTTCGGTTTTCTTGGATGATAGCAATGGAAATGCTAATATTTCCATTGAGAAGCAAGCCATTCCCAATCAGACCTTGAGGGGTCTGGATAAAATAGATATGATTAAGGAGGAGCTTGAAGATGCTTGTCCGGGCGTGGTTTCTTGTGCTGATACACTTGCACTTGCTACTCGAGAAGCCGTTGTTCTGGTATGCTCTTCTGCTCCTTTACTTCTTTATATCAACTTACTTATAGCTTTAAGCTGTTATGTCACTGAATCATTTAGATGGTTAATTCTAGTTGGTATTCTAAAGAAGTTAGAAAGGCCTTTTTGCTTAAGTTTAGATATGTGATGCGTTTTTGCTTGTCAAATGTGGCAGGCTGGTGGTCCTTATTATCCAGTATTTACAGGCAGGAGGGACAGTAGCCATTCCTACTATCAAGAAGCCATGGCTGAGATTCCGAAGCCCACTGAGAACATCAGCCGAATTCTCAACCTCTTTGCCCTCAGGGGTTTTAACGACAGAGAAACAGTCAGTCTTCTAGGTATGTTATTCTGGATATTTATTTGCAATTGAAGATAATAGAGAACTAGGTATGTGGACTCATTGATTTCTTAATTGGCTATAGGAGCACACAATATCGGAAAAATCGGCTGCGATTTCATCAGGATTCGCCTATACAATTTTGAAGGAACAGGGCAGCCAGATCCTTCTATGCCTTCTGATTTCCTCAATGTGATGAGACTAAATTGTCAAGACAATAACCACACTGCCAATGGTGTCATGACTGCAATATCATCTGGATCAGGTTTTGATACTCACTACTATAGAAACTTGCTGAGGGGTAGGGGACTTATGTATGCTGACCAACAATTGATGGGTGATGAGAGTACTGCAAGATATGTTAGGCTTTATGCTTCAGATGATGGAACAATCTTCCGAAAGGACTTCTCTAGGTCTATGGTCAGGATGTCGATCCTTAATGTGCTAACCGGAGCTCAAGGTCAGGTCCGAATTAAATGCTCATTGCCTGTCACAAGCTCTTAAATTCATATAAAACTTGACtcgtttagtttgatttgatttgattagtgAGTTCTTTATCTCTTACAAAAATCAAGCTAGTGTGAGAGTAATGCTAATCTAGCAAATCCCTGACTGTTGGTAGAGGATAAGTGGTGCTATCTGTGAACATTGTACAGAGTTTCTTGTGAGCTGATAGTTATACTAATTAGTAATTACTAATTAGACAATGTCATGTAAATGTGATTCTGGTCTGTCAAATTCTTTTGTATAGTATTAGTGACAGATCAAGATGCATCTGATGCTTGATATCATGATTTACTCAAGTTCTTATGTTGTTCAGCCGAGCGCGAGAGCAGCGAGTGCCAAGGTCTTAAGCGTATCATGTATATATGTTATGCATTCTGCTTCGGTTTCAGTTTCTGATGAACATAAGATGTATGATTTCAGGTGTCaggattttatttttctctctttttagtatgaatttggaaaaaggTCTAAATTTGCCCTTAATGCATTGGTTAGGTTATCAATAAGGTCCTCATGAACTTTTTGTCCTGAATATACtataaaaacttttaaatatgcCCTTCTTTCAATAGTGTTAACACTCTGTTTCACGGTAGGatataattgatttatttttaaaacattgagagtatatttaagacaaaaaaaattcaaaaatgta is part of the Mercurialis annua linkage group LG3, ddMerAnnu1.2, whole genome shotgun sequence genome and encodes:
- the LOC126672975 gene encoding pentatricopeptide repeat-containing protein At3g49170, chloroplastic, giving the protein MRYRVASLTRFCCNLQSDFVLQRENLIGRMVSEKEKEKSRKRSPPLSTSDDEEHRRKRHRRGEDGGEKRSSKTERSEKRKDKKSHKHRSHKENKSKDKHKDKHDKHKSYHIPNFQEISNDDYFCKNNEFATWLKEEKDVFFSDLSSESAREKFSGFVKDWNNRKLEPRYYEGISSGPRCAHSWSFRKQNIFSLLRLVPFRIIVIRIYAPQLIDYVSCPDRLCRAYVSPFCLRLLIHQKQCFSNITYIYYRPKQDIDSSTFQKLDEDLATCINCRLQNWPENDGGTNSYNIQTTPFRKLKSLTFCFRLGKTIPKLESAPYLRIGNSSGRNRASNMKNSSATLNSRRQRGVVQNFHMLARCSIKFHNFKPESSIPGIHIRRKFLKSRPISVISSPCRELEQEPTNTSAVNHGSFITLSNHPNHEISCFYQKGFSQITNEITGKALHAICITGLSNLGVFSSNTLINMYSKFGDITLARHVFDKMPERNEASWNHIFSAFVRAGLYQEAIGLFNEMRDFGVKPSGFAFASLISGCERSGCMLSEGIQFHDLAVKFGMLCDVFVGTSLLHLYGTYGLAFNARKVFEEMPEKNVVSWTAIMVAYADFGDPMEVMNLYSQMRWEGLICNANTLAAVVSSCASLEDEFLCRQVFGHVVKSGLRTNVSVENSLISMFGALGRAQDACHVFIDMNERDTISWNSMISVYVHNSLCEESLICFHRMRHVHVHINSTTISALLSGCGSVDYIKWGRGIHSLVIKLGLDSNVCVCNTLIAMYSGAGDSEYAHLVFHRMVEKDLISWNSMLACYAQGGKCIDALEIFTRIFHEKKSANFVTFTSALAACSDSDFLTEGRILHGLVILTGLHESLIVGNALVTLYAKCGKMIEANKIFQIMSGKDEVTWNALIGGYANNGESDEAVNGFKLMRESIPASYITIANVLGAFSSPNNLLIHGMPIHAYVVVTGLESAEYVQNSLILMYAKCGDLNSSNYIFDGLSKKNAVAWNTIMAANAHHGEMEEALKLLVKMRQAGVDLDQFSFSGCLSSAATLAMLEEGQQLQSLAVKLGFDSDPFVTNATMDMYAKCGELDDVRRIIPQPLERSRLSWNTLISSYARHGNFEMAKETFHEMLKFGMTPDNVTFISLLSACSHAGLVKEGLEYYHSMTKEFGISADIKHCVCIVDLLGRAGRLAEADAFIREMPVPPTDFVWRSLLSACKTHGNLDLGRKAAENLLKLDASDDSAYVLYSNICASTGRWDDAKTIRNEMGSNKIKKKPAYSWVKLKNTINSFGMGDQSHPQSSQIYAKLEELKKMVKEAGYVPDTSNALHDTDEEQKEHNLWNHSERLALAFGLISSPESSTLKVFKNLRVCGDCHSVYKFVSEVLGRKITLKDPYRFHHFSEGKCSCADYW
- the LOC126670966 gene encoding cinnamoyl-CoA reductase 1-like — its product is MAGPLKGKVCVTGAGGYLGSWVVKLLLSNNYLVHGTVRQPADEKYSHLNKLEKAANNLKLVKADLLDYTSLSSAIQGCTGVFHVASPVPSAAVPNPEVELLEPAVKGTLNVLKACAEAKVKRVVVVSSGAAVSMNPSWPKGQLMDESCWSDKEYCRTTQNWYCLSKTEAESEAFEFAKRSGLDVVTVCPTIILGPVLQSTVNASSQVLIKLLKEGYESLENKLRPIVDVRDVAEALLLVYEKPEAEGRYICTTQAIRTRDIVDKLRSIYPNYNYPKSFTEGEEGVKLSSEKLQRLGWSTRSLEETFIDSVESYQKAGMLD
- the LOC126671614 gene encoding putative Peroxidase 48, whose protein sequence is MAHFLSKKKYFVVAMLIIGPVLLSLRTPKINQLEDINFSVFLQRDEILGSYSMADTHDLEYDFYRQICPQAESIVKSRMASIYSYRNDISAALLRLFFHDCFIKGCDASVFLDDSNGNANISIEKQAIPNQTLRGLDKIDMIKEELEDACPGVVSCADTLALATREAVVLAGGPYYPVFTGRRDSSHSYYQEAMAEIPKPTENISRILNLFALRGFNDRETVSLLGAHNIGKIGCDFIRIRLYNFEGTGQPDPSMPSDFLNVMRLNCQDNNHTANGVMTAISSGSGFDTHYYRNLLRGRGLMYADQQLMGDESTARYVRLYASDDGTIFRKDFSRSMVRMSILNVLTGAQGQVRIKCSLPVTSS